The Dehalococcoidales bacterium region CGTATCGATCTCAATACTTCGAATCCATCGATATCCGGCAACCCGATATCCAGTATAACGACGGTAGGTTTTTCCTTTTCAACAAGATCGACTCCCTCTCGTCCTAAATGTGTTGAGAGTAATTGGGCGTCAGGCCAACTCACGTCTAGTCCAATGGATATGGATTCTATAATAGTTACATTATCTTCAATTACTAGGATTTTCATTAAGAGCCTCTGATTGGGTTCAGCTATCTAAAACCATTCTTTTAATAGGAATCGAGAAGATAACCTCAGTCCCTCCTTTTTTTAAATTATGCACCCAAATACTACCACCGTGGAGTTCAATTAGTTTCTTAGCCAATGGTAGGCCTAAACCAAGCCCCCTACAGTGTTTTGAAGACTTTGACATTGTATAATAGGGTTCAAACAAATATGGCAGATCTTTTATGGCTATACCATGGCCATTGTCGAGAACAGACACAATTACATTTGGTCCTTCTTCTCTTACCCGTACAGTGATTGTACCTCCGGAAGGAGTATATCTCATAGAGTTTTCTAAAAGATTGATTACCACCTGCTTGAGTCTTTCTCTGTCAGCCCAGATTACCGGAAGATTATCCTTAAATTCGAGTGAGATAACCTGCTTCTTTCTAAGAGCTTCATAACGAAATAAATTTAACAGTTCTTCAAGTATTTCTACGATATCTATTTCGCTGATTTCTAACTGAAGCAAGCCTGTCTCGCCTTGTACCACAGATACAAGTTCATTGATGTTGATGCTCAACAGATTAGCTCCATGGTTGATATTCAGTGCCATTTTTTTAACCTTATCATCATTAACTGTATCCAACATTACCTCGCTGACACTCAAAAGAGAAGACAATGGAGTTTTTAGGTTGTGTATTAATCCATGAATGAGGCCAATCTGCTGTTTGAGTTTGAGATTAAGATTCTCGCGAAGTCTGGTCTCTCTCGCAAGGGATTGCTCTAATTTTCTGGATCGTTGTATAACCAGATCTTCAAGCTGTTCTTTGTATTCCTTCAATTCACATTCTGCCTTTACTCGGTCCGTAACATCAATTACTGAAAAATAGACTGAAGATAGATCATGCTCGCATCCTGGCGCAATTAAGAATTGTTCATAAACATGTTTCCATCTTCCCTTATTCGTTATAATGCGAGCTTGAAATGTTTGGTAAGATTTTTCACCTTCGCAAATCGATACCATGGCTTCTAGAGGTGCTTCCCAACCAAGCCTGTCCTTCCATTCCATATCCAGTTTCTTTGGAATCGAGAAAAAAGTACGCTTGGTGAAAACTTGATACTCTTTAAAACTGGAAGTATCGTAAATATCAAGTAATGCTTTGTTTGCTCTTATTTCTTTTGCTAGAGAATAAAAAGTTGCGCATAAACGCGGGTCATCCTTAAGAAAAGCTATGATATCTTTAACACCTTCAGCCTTAAGCTTTAAAAGGAATGCCTTTTTGTCTGACCAGTCAACTTCAAGCAGCCCTACAGGTGAAAACTGAAATAGGTGTTGATATTTGTTCCTTTCAGCAACGAGCATTTGCTCTGCTTTTTTTTCCTTGCTTACATCTCTCAATAGCACTATCGCTGAAGCTTTCCCGTAATATTGTATCGGGGCAATTGTATGTTCAACGGGTACTTCATTACCATGTTTCGAAATAATAGCCCCTTCAAATGAATTGGCAAATGTATTACCGGCAAAGACATCTTGAAGCCTATTTCTAGCAGCCTCACTATGACTAGGTGAAATGAGATCAAAGGCAGACATGTTGAGCAGTTCCTCTTGGGAATACCCGGTGATCTCGGGCCAGATTTCATTTACAAAGACGTATTTGCTCTCGACCCCGTCCTTATCTTGGAGGATTACAATGGCTTCACCGGTATCATTGGCAAGCTTGACAATCGTTTTGAATTGCTGCTCGTACTCCTTTGCCTTTGCCTCAGATTCAATAATACTGGTTACATCCCGGATAAAGACAATGTTGGTAGGTAGTCCATCAGGGGTACTGACGGCGCTGGAAATTTCAATAACTGCTTCTTGCCCGTCCTTCTTCCTGATGGCTAGCGTAAATTTACCCGGTACCGGAGTCCCCGACATCTTCTGCCGGTGCCTTGACAGGGAAGTCTCTTTATACTTCGGAAGCACCAGATCGAAGAAGGATATTCCAAGCAGTTCTTTTCTGGAATAACCAGTAATATCCGACCAGATATTACTTACAAATACATGTACGCCTTCCCTGCTATCTATATCCCTGAGCATTACAACAGCCTGGCCCATATCATGGGCAAGTTCTATAAGAGCATGGTAGGCCTCTTCCGGAGGTTTCGGTTTGATCGATTCGGGAATTGAACCGCCTTTGGTTTTGATATCGGAAATATTTGTTCTAATCTTTTTATCAGCCATAGTTATCACCGGTGATTATAGACAATCCAGTGTTATTATACTACAGGACGGTTGGACCTAAGGTAAAGATAGATTTTTAATAAAGAGTTCTTTTGTGAAGA contains the following coding sequences:
- a CDS encoding PAS domain-containing sensor histidine kinase translates to MADKKIRTNISDIKTKGGSIPESIKPKPPEEAYHALIELAHDMGQAVVMLRDIDSREGVHVFVSNIWSDITGYSRKELLGISFFDLVLPKYKETSLSRHRQKMSGTPVPGKFTLAIRKKDGQEAVIEISSAVSTPDGLPTNIVFIRDVTSIIESEAKAKEYEQQFKTIVKLANDTGEAIVILQDKDGVESKYVFVNEIWPEITGYSQEELLNMSAFDLISPSHSEAARNRLQDVFAGNTFANSFEGAIISKHGNEVPVEHTIAPIQYYGKASAIVLLRDVSKEKKAEQMLVAERNKYQHLFQFSPVGLLEVDWSDKKAFLLKLKAEGVKDIIAFLKDDPRLCATFYSLAKEIRANKALLDIYDTSSFKEYQVFTKRTFFSIPKKLDMEWKDRLGWEAPLEAMVSICEGEKSYQTFQARIITNKGRWKHVYEQFLIAPGCEHDLSSVYFSVIDVTDRVKAECELKEYKEQLEDLVIQRSRKLEQSLARETRLRENLNLKLKQQIGLIHGLIHNLKTPLSSLLSVSEVMLDTVNDDKVKKMALNINHGANLLSININELVSVVQGETGLLQLEISEIDIVEILEELLNLFRYEALRKKQVISLEFKDNLPVIWADRERLKQVVINLLENSMRYTPSGGTITVRVREEGPNVIVSVLDNGHGIAIKDLPYLFEPYYTMSKSSKHCRGLGLGLPLAKKLIELHGGSIWVHNLKKGGTEVIFSIPIKRMVLDS